Proteins from a single region of Ananas comosus cultivar F153 linkage group 3, ASM154086v1, whole genome shotgun sequence:
- the LOC109707755 gene encoding cytokinin riboside 5'-monophosphate phosphoribohydrolase LOG3 isoform X2 — MEREKEMRPSRFKRICVFCGSSQGKKKSYQDAAVELGKELVSRNIDLVYGGGSVGLMGLVSQAVHDGGRHVIGVIPKTLMPREITGETVGEVKAVADMHQRKAEMARRSDAFIALPGGYGTLEELLEVITWAQLGIHDKPVGLLNVDGYYNSLLCFIDKAVEDGFISPSARHIIVLAPTAKELVKKLEDYFPCH, encoded by the exons atggagagggagaaggagatgagGCCATCAAGATTTAAGAGGATATGTGTGTTCTGTGGGAGTAGccaagggaagaagaagagctaCCAAGATGCTGCAGTTGAACTTGGCAAGGAATTG GTGTCAAGAAATATTGATCTGGTGTATGGTGGGGGAAGTGTTGGGCTAATGGGTTTGGTCTCCCAAGCTGTGCATGATGGTGGGAGACATGTCATTGG AGTTATTCCCAAGACTCTCATGCCTAGAGAG ATTACAGGAGAGACAGTGGGAGAGGTGAAAGCAGTTGCAGATATGCACCAGAGGAAGGCTGAAATGGCCAGGCGCTCTGATGCCTTCATTGCCCTACCTG GGGGATATGGAACTCTAGAAGAGCTACTTGAAGTAATCACATGGGCTCAACTGGGCATACATGACAAGCCA gTGGGATTGCTCAATGTAGATGGATACTACAACTCACTTTTATGCTTCATTGATAAAGCTGTTGAGGATGGTTTTATTAGCCCTAGCGCGCGACATATCATTGTTTTAGCTCCAACCGCGAAGGAATTGGTCAAGAAATTAGAG GATTATTTTCCTTGCCATTAA
- the LOC109707755 gene encoding cytokinin riboside 5'-monophosphate phosphoribohydrolase LOG3 isoform X1 has product MEREKEMRPSRFKRICVFCGSSQGKKKSYQDAAVELGKELVSRNIDLVYGGGSVGLMGLVSQAVHDGGRHVIGVIPKTLMPREITGETVGEVKAVADMHQRKAEMARRSDAFIALPGGYGTLEELLEVITWAQLGIHDKPVGLLNVDGYYNSLLCFIDKAVEDGFISPSARHIIVLAPTAKELVKKLEVIRLIKSTSLELNL; this is encoded by the exons atggagagggagaaggagatgagGCCATCAAGATTTAAGAGGATATGTGTGTTCTGTGGGAGTAGccaagggaagaagaagagctaCCAAGATGCTGCAGTTGAACTTGGCAAGGAATTG GTGTCAAGAAATATTGATCTGGTGTATGGTGGGGGAAGTGTTGGGCTAATGGGTTTGGTCTCCCAAGCTGTGCATGATGGTGGGAGACATGTCATTGG AGTTATTCCCAAGACTCTCATGCCTAGAGAG ATTACAGGAGAGACAGTGGGAGAGGTGAAAGCAGTTGCAGATATGCACCAGAGGAAGGCTGAAATGGCCAGGCGCTCTGATGCCTTCATTGCCCTACCTG GGGGATATGGAACTCTAGAAGAGCTACTTGAAGTAATCACATGGGCTCAACTGGGCATACATGACAAGCCA gTGGGATTGCTCAATGTAGATGGATACTACAACTCACTTTTATGCTTCATTGATAAAGCTGTTGAGGATGGTTTTATTAGCCCTAGCGCGCGACATATCATTGTTTTAGCTCCAACCGCGAAGGAATTGGTCAAGAAATTAGAGGtaataagattaattaaaagcACATCACTTGAATTGAATTTATAA